From the Deinococcus aquaticus genome, one window contains:
- a CDS encoding metal-sensitive transcriptional regulator, which translates to MTTDTTPNPQTPPAAAPPLTETDTRVLLRLRRIEGQVRGLQRMIEEGRDCHDILTQLSGVRSALDAAGEQILEQYAGGCRARPGETITPQDVVRAVKLLRR; encoded by the coding sequence ATGACCACCGACACGACCCCCAACCCCCAGACCCCACCGGCCGCCGCGCCCCCACTGACCGAAACCGACACCCGCGTGCTGCTGCGCCTGCGCCGCATCGAAGGACAGGTGCGCGGCCTGCAACGCATGATCGAGGAAGGCCGCGACTGCCACGACATCCTCACCCAACTCAGCGGCGTACGCAGCGCCCTGGACGCCGCCGGAGAGCAGATCCTCGAACAGTACGCCGGCGGCTGCCGCGCCCGCCCCGGCGAGACCATCACGCCGCAGGACGTCGTCCGCGCCGTGAAACTGCTCCGCCGTTAG
- the trxA gene encoding thioredoxin, with translation MSDILTCAHCGARNRVQTVPDAQVPVCARCGQPLPWLVTGTDATFTQDIRASVPVIVDFWAPWCGPCRVIAPALEALAQERAGTLKIVKVNVDDHPQAPGLHAVQGIPTLLVFQNGEVAGRQVGAVGLPELRAWLDRSVPAN, from the coding sequence ATGAGCGACATTCTGACCTGCGCCCACTGCGGCGCCAGAAACCGCGTACAGACCGTCCCGGACGCACAGGTGCCCGTGTGCGCCCGCTGCGGCCAGCCGCTCCCGTGGCTGGTCACCGGGACCGACGCGACCTTCACGCAGGACATCCGGGCGTCCGTGCCGGTCATCGTGGACTTCTGGGCCCCCTGGTGCGGCCCGTGCCGCGTGATCGCCCCCGCCCTGGAAGCACTTGCGCAGGAACGCGCCGGAACCCTCAAGATCGTGAAGGTGAACGTCGACGACCACCCGCAGGCCCCCGGCCTTCACGCCGTACAGGGCATTCCCACCCTGCTGGTCTTCCAGAACGGCGAGGTCGCCGGGCGTCAGGTCGGAGCCGTGGGCCTGCCCGAACTGCGGGCGTGGCTGGACCGCAGCGTGCCCGCGAATTGA
- a CDS encoding RNA-guided endonuclease InsQ/TnpB family protein encodes MKAFRYRLRPTRAQEAALLEQLRLCRNLYNAALQERRDAYRKAGKKITAYDQMKYLSEIKEALPEYKSVYSQVLQDVLKRLEKAFKAFFRRVKAGQTPGYPRFKGAGWYDSICYPQSGFSVSGNVAYFSKIGNIRLRLSRPLEGKIKTATITRDCGEWYVSYVCEVEAQPLPATSSQVGVDVGITYFCITSDGEFVENPKHFQAAMKKLRVKQRSLSRKQRGSTRRKKAKAAVAKLHRKVARQRLDFHHKTATKLIRENDLVAHEDLNVSGMGRGNLARSIHDVGWGQFFSLLAIKAVSAGRQVIRVDPKYTSQRCNQCGHTCRENRVSQSRFVCQSCGHTANADLNAALNILGRACPSVVNVVHSASVH; translated from the coding sequence ATGAAAGCGTTCCGCTACCGTCTGCGCCCCACCAGGGCTCAGGAGGCCGCGCTGCTGGAGCAACTGAGGCTTTGCCGCAACCTGTACAACGCGGCTCTTCAGGAGCGCCGGGACGCCTACCGGAAGGCAGGCAAGAAGATCACGGCCTACGATCAGATGAAGTACCTCAGCGAGATCAAAGAGGCGCTACCCGAATACAAGAGCGTCTATTCACAGGTGCTTCAGGACGTTCTCAAGCGGTTGGAGAAGGCGTTCAAGGCGTTCTTCCGGCGCGTGAAGGCGGGACAGACCCCCGGTTATCCCAGGTTCAAGGGGGCGGGCTGGTACGACTCCATCTGCTATCCCCAATCTGGTTTCAGCGTGTCGGGGAACGTGGCCTATTTCAGCAAGATTGGCAACATCCGACTGCGTCTGAGTCGCCCGCTGGAAGGCAAGATCAAGACGGCCACCATCACCCGCGACTGCGGCGAATGGTACGTGTCCTACGTCTGCGAGGTGGAAGCTCAGCCGCTTCCCGCCACGAGCAGTCAGGTAGGCGTGGACGTGGGCATCACATACTTCTGCATCACCTCCGATGGGGAGTTCGTGGAGAACCCCAAGCACTTTCAGGCCGCCATGAAGAAGCTGCGGGTCAAGCAACGCTCACTCAGCCGCAAGCAACGCGGCTCCACTCGCCGGAAGAAGGCCAAAGCTGCGGTTGCTAAACTGCACCGCAAAGTGGCGCGGCAACGGCTCGACTTCCACCACAAGACAGCGACCAAGCTCATCCGAGAGAACGACTTGGTCGCGCACGAAGACCTGAACGTGTCGGGGATGGGCAGGGGCAATCTCGCCCGGTCTATCCACGATGTCGGTTGGGGTCAGTTCTTTTCTCTCCTTGCTATCAAGGCTGTGAGCGCCGGACGGCAAGTGATCCGCGTAGACCCGAAATACACGTCCCAGCGGTGCAACCAGTGCGGTCACACCTGTCGGGAGAATCGGGTCAGTCAATCGCGGTTTGTGTGTCAGAGTTGCGGCCATACGGCGAATGCCGACCTGAACGCCGCTCTGAACATCCTGGGCAGGGCTTGCCCATCAGTGGTCAACGTAGTGCACAGCGCAAGCGTTCACTGA
- a CDS encoding APC family permease produces MDSSNAPSWRSGLKSWLLQGKQDEQEGFYEEPPHAQSHTQPWWKVMCLTGVDYFSTLGYQPGIAALAAISAGSLALSPIATLVLVLVTLFGALPMYRRVAQESPHGDGSISMLERLLPRWQSKILVLILLGFVATGFFITITLSAADATAHIVENPFLTHYTEGWNVPITLVLILLLGAVFLKGFGEAIGIAVGLVVLFLGLNVVVLVDAFRQVLATPVLWSNWTQALGSSYGSPLALIGAALLVFPRLALGLSGFETGVVVMPLVKGDASDTEANPAGRIRNARKLLTAAALIMSVMLIGSSFATTLLIPPQAFQDGGEASGRALAYLAHERLGEVFGTVYDISTILILWFAGASAMAGLLNIVPRYLPRYGMAPAWARMNRPLVLIFTAVSVLLTVIFRADVNAQAAAYATGVLVLIGSASVAVTLSAVRRRATAQIIGFGLVSLIFGYTLAVTFIDDLSGLRLGGLFILAIMVVSLISRVSRATELRTERVELDAGARAILDGAARSQDLRFIANERNEGDAAEYIEKEREVRTETHLAQGHPVLFLEVTVADPSEFSDVVEVRGVEIGGHQVLRLESSAVPNAIAAFLLYVRDTYGQRPHVYFEWIEDSPVEAAGRFLLFGEGDVPPLTREILRRAEPNRERRPVVHVGG; encoded by the coding sequence ATGGATTCCTCAAACGCCCCATCGTGGCGATCCGGTTTGAAGTCGTGGTTACTGCAGGGTAAGCAAGATGAACAGGAAGGCTTTTACGAAGAGCCGCCACACGCCCAGTCCCACACGCAACCCTGGTGGAAGGTCATGTGCCTCACCGGCGTCGATTACTTCAGCACCCTGGGCTACCAGCCGGGCATCGCGGCCCTGGCGGCCATCTCCGCTGGCTCGCTCGCTCTGTCACCCATCGCCACGCTGGTGCTGGTACTGGTCACCCTGTTCGGGGCTTTGCCGATGTACCGCCGCGTGGCGCAGGAAAGTCCGCACGGAGACGGCAGCATCAGCATGCTGGAGCGTCTTCTGCCGCGCTGGCAGAGCAAGATCCTGGTCCTGATCCTGCTCGGGTTCGTCGCGACCGGTTTTTTCATCACCATCACCCTCTCCGCGGCCGACGCGACCGCCCACATCGTGGAAAACCCTTTTCTGACCCACTACACCGAAGGGTGGAACGTCCCCATCACCCTTGTGCTGATCCTGCTGCTGGGCGCGGTCTTCCTCAAGGGGTTTGGCGAGGCCATCGGCATTGCGGTCGGGCTGGTAGTCCTGTTCCTCGGTCTGAACGTGGTGGTGCTGGTCGACGCGTTCCGGCAGGTCCTGGCCACCCCGGTCCTCTGGTCGAACTGGACCCAGGCGCTCGGGAGCAGTTACGGCAGCCCGCTGGCCCTGATCGGCGCCGCGCTGCTGGTCTTCCCGCGTCTGGCGCTGGGGCTGTCCGGCTTCGAGACGGGTGTGGTCGTGATGCCACTCGTGAAGGGGGACGCGAGTGACACGGAAGCCAATCCCGCCGGCCGGATTCGCAACGCCCGGAAGTTGTTGACCGCGGCGGCGCTGATCATGAGCGTGATGCTGATCGGGTCCTCCTTCGCCACGACCCTCCTGATTCCCCCACAGGCGTTTCAGGATGGCGGTGAGGCGTCCGGCAGGGCGCTGGCGTACCTGGCGCACGAGCGGCTGGGTGAGGTGTTCGGCACGGTGTACGACATCAGCACGATCCTGATCCTGTGGTTCGCGGGAGCCAGCGCGATGGCCGGCCTGCTGAACATCGTGCCCCGCTACCTGCCCCGCTACGGCATGGCCCCGGCCTGGGCGCGCATGAACCGCCCACTGGTCCTGATCTTCACGGCAGTCAGCGTCCTGCTGACCGTGATCTTCCGGGCAGACGTGAACGCGCAGGCCGCCGCTTACGCGACGGGCGTACTCGTCCTGATCGGCAGCGCCTCCGTCGCGGTGACCCTCTCGGCCGTCCGGCGCCGCGCCACCGCGCAGATCATCGGGTTCGGGCTGGTCAGCCTGATCTTCGGTTACACCCTGGCCGTGACGTTCATCGACGACCTGAGCGGCCTCCGCCTCGGTGGACTGTTCATCCTGGCGATCATGGTCGTCTCGCTGATCTCCCGGGTCAGTCGCGCGACGGAACTGCGTACGGAACGAGTCGAACTCGACGCGGGCGCCCGCGCCATTCTGGACGGGGCGGCCCGCTCGCAGGACCTGCGGTTCATTGCCAATGAACGGAACGAGGGAGACGCGGCGGAATACATCGAGAAGGAGCGCGAGGTCCGGACAGAGACGCACCTGGCCCAGGGGCACCCTGTGCTATTCCTGGAAGTCACCGTGGCGGACCCCAGTGAGTTCAGTGACGTGGTGGAAGTTCGTGGCGTGGAGATCGGGGGGCATCAGGTGCTGCGCCTGGAATCCAGCGCCGTCCCGAACGCCATTGCGGCCTTCCTGCTCTATGTCCGCGATACGTACGGTCAGCGACCACACGTGTACTTCGAGTGGATCGAGGACAGCCCGGTGGAAGCAGCGGGGCGGTTCCTGCTGTTCGGGGAAGGGGACGTGCCGCCGCTCACGCGGGAAATTCTGCGCCGGGCCGAACCGAACCGGGAGCGGCGACCCGTGGTTCACGTCGGCGGTTGA
- a CDS encoding hemolysin family protein, with amino-acid sequence MNAALPLLVILVMVAVNALYVAAEFAAVGARRSRVQESAESGNRAAVTLLGILRDPQRLDTYVAACQIGITLSSLVAGAYGQSQLTPLLTPSLGPVGGEVAATVVVLILVTALQVVLGELLPKTVALRYPERLALATLRPMQFSLLLFRPLIALFNGAAFALLRAAKMDVQHSHAHVHSPEELQDLYRESADGGLIDANEREMLSGVLNVEGRVVREIMTPRTRTLTVPADLSVREALTRLAPSAYSRFPVTAATSEMGSEEVVGVVHLRSLYLSAERSPDGAVRSVMREPLVVAEVMGVPDLWRRLRDSGRHSALVVNEYGSVSGFVTLEDALEEIFGELQDEFDQEEEPISVQGGRILVRGDVLIDVLNSRFDLDLPTDEVDTVSGLIWQELGRLPQPGDEVSVTSGDLIFRVEAMERRAVKRASFAATGERA; translated from the coding sequence GTGAACGCCGCGCTGCCCCTGCTGGTCATTCTGGTGATGGTCGCCGTGAACGCCCTGTACGTCGCGGCGGAGTTCGCGGCCGTCGGCGCGCGCCGCTCACGGGTTCAGGAGAGCGCCGAGAGCGGCAACCGCGCGGCAGTCACGCTGCTGGGCATCCTGCGGGACCCGCAGCGGCTGGACACGTACGTCGCCGCCTGCCAGATCGGCATCACGCTCAGCAGCCTCGTGGCCGGCGCGTACGGGCAGTCGCAGCTGACCCCGCTCCTGACGCCCAGCCTGGGCCCGGTGGGCGGCGAGGTGGCCGCCACGGTGGTCGTCCTGATTCTGGTCACGGCGCTTCAGGTCGTGCTGGGCGAACTGCTGCCCAAGACCGTGGCGCTGCGCTACCCCGAGCGGCTCGCGCTGGCCACCCTGAGGCCCATGCAGTTCAGCCTGCTGCTGTTCCGGCCACTGATCGCGCTGTTCAACGGCGCGGCCTTCGCGCTGCTGCGCGCCGCGAAGATGGACGTGCAGCACAGCCACGCGCACGTGCACTCGCCCGAGGAGTTGCAGGACCTGTACCGTGAAAGCGCCGACGGCGGCCTGATCGACGCGAATGAACGCGAGATGCTGTCCGGCGTGCTGAACGTCGAGGGCCGCGTGGTCCGCGAGATCATGACGCCCCGCACCCGCACCCTGACCGTCCCCGCCGACCTGAGCGTCCGCGAGGCCCTGACCCGGCTCGCGCCGAGCGCCTACTCGCGGTTTCCCGTGACGGCCGCCACCAGCGAGATGGGCAGCGAGGAAGTCGTGGGCGTGGTGCACCTGCGCAGCCTGTACCTCAGCGCCGAACGCAGCCCGGACGGCGCCGTGCGCAGCGTCATGCGCGAACCCCTGGTCGTGGCGGAAGTCATGGGCGTGCCGGACCTGTGGCGCCGCCTGCGGGACTCCGGCCGGCACAGCGCGCTCGTCGTGAACGAGTACGGCAGCGTCTCGGGTTTCGTGACCCTCGAAGACGCCCTGGAAGAAATCTTCGGTGAGTTGCAGGACGAATTCGATCAGGAAGAAGAACCCATCAGCGTGCAGGGCGGCCGGATCCTGGTGCGCGGCGACGTGCTGATCGACGTGCTGAACAGCCGCTTCGACCTTGACCTGCCCACCGACGAGGTCGACACCGTCAGCGGCCTGATCTGGCAGGAACTCGGCCGCCTGCCGCAACCCGGCGACGAGGTGAGCGTCACGTCCGGCGACCTGATCTTCCGCGTGGAAGCCATGGAACGCCGGGCCGTGAAACGCGCCAGCTTCGCCGCCACCGGAGAGCGCGCATGA
- a CDS encoding type 1 glutamine amidotransferase domain-containing protein has translation MTKQILVVMSSESQLPMQEGKTHATGFYLNEFGVPAHKLVQEGYALTIATPRGNRPPLDAGSDTKDLFKNEEEYEQIKAFVNETLSGKIEKLADVTGNLDQFDAVFLPGGHAPMIELMRDADLGTVLRHFHEKAQPTALICHAPVALLAAQQDAPAYQKALQEGQTPTASGFIYSGYKATVFSTPEEKDAEQGFEAPMQYYPEDALTAAGMTMDNGAKWTSNVVRDRELITGQNPMSDDEFVTVLLGALNEKASA, from the coding sequence ATGACCAAGCAGATTCTCGTCGTGATGTCCAGCGAAAGCCAACTGCCCATGCAGGAAGGCAAAACCCACGCCACCGGCTTCTACCTCAACGAGTTCGGCGTTCCCGCCCACAAACTCGTGCAGGAAGGCTACGCGCTGACCATCGCCACGCCCAGAGGCAACCGTCCGCCCCTGGACGCCGGCAGCGACACCAAGGACCTCTTCAAGAACGAGGAAGAGTACGAGCAGATCAAGGCCTTCGTGAACGAGACCCTGAGCGGCAAGATCGAGAAACTCGCGGACGTGACCGGCAACCTCGACCAGTTCGACGCCGTGTTCCTGCCCGGCGGGCACGCCCCCATGATCGAACTGATGCGCGACGCCGACCTCGGCACCGTGCTGCGCCACTTCCATGAGAAGGCCCAGCCCACCGCGCTGATCTGCCACGCGCCCGTGGCACTCCTGGCCGCGCAGCAGGACGCGCCCGCCTACCAGAAAGCTCTGCAGGAGGGCCAGACGCCCACCGCCAGCGGCTTCATCTACAGCGGCTACAAGGCCACCGTGTTCAGCACGCCCGAGGAGAAGGACGCCGAGCAGGGCTTCGAGGCTCCCATGCAGTACTACCCCGAAGACGCCCTGACGGCCGCCGGCATGACCATGGACAACGGTGCCAAGTGGACCAGCAACGTCGTCCGTGACCGCGAACTGATCACCGGCCAGAACCCCATGAGCGACGACGAGTTCGTGACTGTCCTGCTGGGCGCCCTGAACGAGAAGGCCAGCGCATGA
- a CDS encoding hemolysin family protein, whose translation MTYLTPILVILLLVTLNGLFVAAEFSLIAARRSRLDSMAEQGSASARTLTRLIDQPTGKDGYIAIAQLGITLASIGLGMYGEPQVAGWLYGPFENWGLSYAAAHTAGFVIALSFITFMHVVFGEMIPKALALQTPEAVSVGVHPLMRVFGLIFRPFVWVLGGLALGLMRLLRVREPGRGALLYTSRELSIITDESAQSGQIGDVQRDLIRNIFALEERTAEELMTSRARMDVLNVNARPEEIAARIAQSTRSRYPVYEDNLDSIVGVLHVKDFIRARVSGRNLHLGRLVRPLPSVVAAATAEDLLSLFKRERAHSALVVDEFGGTLGFVTMDDLIEDVMDEEDAHASEWVKVNEDGSYTVDGEVTLQELRDDHGLNLRHDDVLTIAGLMLAETGTPPRTGDTLHVQQHDLTAEDVQGLKITRVRLRPLGKEHAPARRGQP comes from the coding sequence ATGACCTACCTGACTCCTATTCTGGTGATTCTGCTGCTGGTTACCCTGAACGGCCTGTTCGTCGCGGCTGAATTCTCCCTGATCGCCGCGCGCCGCTCCCGGCTGGACAGCATGGCCGAGCAGGGTAGCGCCAGCGCCCGCACCCTGACCCGCCTGATCGACCAGCCGACCGGTAAGGACGGGTACATCGCCATCGCGCAGCTGGGCATCACGCTGGCCAGCATCGGGCTGGGCATGTACGGCGAGCCCCAGGTGGCCGGGTGGCTGTACGGCCCATTCGAGAACTGGGGCCTGTCGTACGCGGCCGCGCACACCGCCGGATTCGTGATCGCCCTGAGCTTCATCACGTTCATGCACGTGGTGTTCGGCGAGATGATCCCCAAGGCCCTGGCCCTCCAGACGCCCGAAGCGGTCAGCGTGGGCGTGCATCCGCTGATGCGGGTGTTCGGCCTGATCTTCCGGCCGTTCGTGTGGGTGCTGGGCGGGCTCGCCCTGGGCCTGATGCGCCTGCTGCGCGTCCGCGAACCCGGCCGGGGCGCCCTGCTGTACACCAGCCGCGAACTGAGCATCATCACCGACGAGAGCGCCCAGAGCGGCCAGATCGGTGACGTGCAGCGTGACCTGATCCGCAACATCTTCGCGCTGGAGGAACGCACCGCCGAGGAACTCATGACCTCCCGCGCCCGCATGGACGTACTAAACGTGAACGCCAGACCCGAGGAGATCGCCGCGCGCATCGCGCAGTCCACCCGCAGCCGCTACCCCGTCTACGAGGACAACCTCGACAGCATCGTGGGCGTGCTACACGTCAAGGACTTCATCCGGGCGCGCGTGTCGGGCCGGAACCTGCACCTGGGCCGGCTGGTACGCCCCCTGCCCAGCGTGGTCGCCGCCGCCACCGCCGAGGACCTGCTGAGCCTGTTCAAACGTGAGCGCGCCCACTCGGCACTCGTCGTGGACGAGTTCGGCGGCACGCTGGGCTTCGTCACCATGGACGACCTGATCGAGGACGTCATGGACGAGGAAGACGCCCACGCCAGCGAATGGGTGAAAGTCAACGAGGACGGCTCGTACACCGTGGACGGCGAGGTCACGCTCCAGGAACTGCGCGACGATCACGGCCTGAACCTGCGCCACGACGACGTGCTGACCATCGCCGGCCTGATGCTCGCCGAGACCGGCACGCCCCCCCGCACCGGCGACACCCTGCACGTCCAGCAGCACGACCTGACCGCCGAGGACGTGCAGGGCCTCAAGATCACTCGCGTGCGCCTGCGGCCACTGGGGAAAGAACATGCACCTGCGCGCAGGGGACAGCCCTGA
- the cobU gene encoding bifunctional adenosylcobinamide kinase/adenosylcobinamide-phosphate guanylyltransferase, producing the protein MTRSEAGRIVFVTGGARSGKSTFAERRAAQEAAPDGGGVTYLATAQAFDDEMTDRIARHRADRPAGWVTHEEPLAVPAALRAVTTPAALLDCLSLWVSNLMLAGHTDDAVLDAADDLLRAARERGGVTVLVTNEVGFGIVPDNALARRYRDLLGWVNQRAAAASDEAHLIVSGLPLRLK; encoded by the coding sequence GTGACGCGGTCAGAGGCGGGCCGGATCGTGTTCGTGACCGGCGGGGCGCGCAGCGGCAAGAGCACGTTCGCGGAACGCCGCGCCGCGCAGGAGGCCGCGCCGGACGGAGGGGGCGTCACGTACCTCGCCACGGCGCAGGCCTTCGACGACGAGATGACGGACCGCATCGCCCGTCACCGCGCCGACCGGCCCGCCGGGTGGGTCACGCACGAGGAACCGCTGGCCGTGCCCGCCGCGCTGCGCGCCGTGACCACACCCGCCGCGTTGCTGGACTGCCTGAGCCTGTGGGTCAGTAACCTGATGCTGGCCGGGCACACCGACGACGCGGTGCTGGACGCCGCCGACGACCTGCTGCGCGCCGCCCGCGAACGAGGCGGCGTGACGGTCCTCGTGACCAACGAGGTGGGCTTCGGCATCGTGCCCGATAACGCTCTGGCCCGCCGTTACCGCGACCTGCTCGGCTGGGTGAACCAGCGGGCCGCCGCCGCCAGCGACGAGGCGCACCTGATCGTCAGCGGTCTGCCTCTACGGCTGAAGTAG
- a CDS encoding cobyric acid synthase, with protein sequence MGKAIMVQGCTSSAGKSYLTAALCRALANEGLRVAPFKAQNMSNNAGVTPAGLEMGRAQLVQARAARVTPDVRMNPVLLKPEADTRSQVVLLGQVSREITELPWRERKAHLWPHVQVALHSLLAEFDVVVIEGAGSPAEVNLRGSDIVNMRVALEAQAGVLLAADIDRGGAFAHLLGTWHCLTPEERGLLRGFILNRFRGDARLLSPAPEWLQEQTGVPTVGVIPMLDVTLPEEDGVWLDSRAAATDADAGFVAIARLPRVSNLDEFAPLGPLARWVSRPDELAGARAVIIPGSKSTAADLNWLRQTGLAAGITRLAGAGVPVLGVCGGLQMLGQSIRDPHGIEGRVPGAGVPGLGLLDLHTEFMPDKTTVQTTFTDPETGFALTGYEIHHGQTRAGGGVQTLAPGLLWRQGNVRGTYLHGLLENPAYLERFLGWAGLPLPPGLDSLDARLDAIAAQVRAGLDWSVIEGML encoded by the coding sequence ATGGGTAAGGCGATCATGGTGCAGGGCTGCACGAGCAGCGCGGGCAAGAGTTACCTGACGGCCGCGCTGTGCCGCGCGCTGGCGAACGAGGGCCTGCGGGTCGCGCCGTTCAAGGCGCAGAACATGAGCAACAACGCCGGGGTCACGCCGGCCGGGCTGGAGATGGGCCGCGCGCAACTCGTGCAGGCGCGCGCGGCGCGGGTCACGCCGGACGTGCGCATGAACCCGGTGTTGCTGAAGCCCGAGGCGGATACCCGCTCGCAGGTGGTGCTGCTGGGGCAGGTCAGCCGCGAGATCACGGAGTTGCCGTGGCGGGAGCGCAAGGCGCACCTGTGGCCGCACGTGCAGGTGGCCCTGCACAGCCTGCTGGCCGAATTCGACGTGGTGGTCATCGAGGGGGCGGGCAGTCCGGCCGAGGTGAACCTGCGCGGCAGCGACATCGTGAACATGCGCGTGGCGCTGGAGGCGCAGGCGGGCGTGCTGCTGGCCGCCGACATCGACCGGGGCGGGGCGTTCGCGCACCTGCTGGGCACCTGGCACTGCCTGACGCCCGAAGAACGCGGGTTGCTGCGCGGCTTCATCCTCAACCGTTTCCGGGGGGACGCGCGGCTGCTGTCGCCTGCCCCGGAGTGGTTGCAGGAGCAGACGGGCGTGCCGACGGTGGGCGTGATTCCCATGCTGGACGTGACGCTGCCCGAGGAGGACGGCGTGTGGCTGGATTCACGTGCAGCCGCGACGGACGCGGACGCGGGCTTCGTGGCCATCGCGCGTCTGCCGCGCGTGAGTAACCTCGACGAGTTCGCGCCGCTGGGGCCGCTGGCCCGCTGGGTGTCCCGCCCGGATGAGCTGGCGGGCGCGCGGGCCGTGATCATTCCCGGGAGCAAGAGCACGGCCGCCGACCTGAACTGGCTGCGGCAGACCGGACTGGCCGCCGGAATCACGCGGCTGGCCGGGGCGGGCGTGCCGGTGCTGGGCGTGTGCGGCGGCCTTCAGATGCTCGGGCAGTCCATCCGCGACCCGCACGGCATCGAGGGCCGCGTGCCGGGCGCCGGGGTCCCCGGTCTGGGCCTGCTGGACCTGCACACCGAGTTCATGCCGGACAAGACGACCGTGCAGACCACCTTCACGGACCCCGAGACCGGTTTCGCCCTGACCGGGTACGAGATTCACCACGGGCAGACCCGCGCGGGCGGCGGCGTGCAGACCCTCGCGCCGGGCCTGCTGTGGCGGCAGGGCAACGTGCGCGGCACGTACCTGCACGGCCTGCTGGAGAACCCCGCGTACCTGGAACGCTTCCTGGGCTGGGCGGGCCTGCCGCTCCCGCCGGGCCTGGATTCGCTGGACGCCCGTCTGGACGCAATCGCGGCGCAGGTGCGGGCCGGGCTGGACTGGTCGGTCATTGAAGGAATGCTGTGA
- a CDS encoding putative quinol monooxygenase: MSVIAVHAIIVPKPEFADVVEKEMLIMVQASRQEEGNLRYDLLKEVKDGVARYHVQERYRDQAAAQAHRDSAHYQAYRAKAGEWFAQAPEVVVLTEIDVA, from the coding sequence ATGAGCGTCATCGCCGTTCACGCCATCATCGTGCCCAAACCCGAGTTCGCGGACGTGGTCGAGAAGGAAATGCTGATCATGGTGCAGGCCAGCCGCCAGGAAGAAGGCAACCTGCGCTACGACCTGCTGAAGGAAGTCAAGGACGGCGTCGCCCGCTACCACGTGCAGGAACGCTACCGCGATCAGGCCGCCGCGCAGGCCCACCGCGACAGCGCCCACTACCAGGCGTACCGCGCCAAGGCCGGCGAGTGGTTCGCGCAGGCCCCGGAAGTGGTCGTCCTGACCGAGATCGACGTCGCCTGA
- a CDS encoding GNAT family N-acetyltransferase: MTHDHAPTVRRNDDTHRYELTDAGGTLLGFAEFRPAGEHAVMLPHTEVNEGHEGEGLGSLLARAALDDIRAQGKHAVPMCPFIASYIREHREYLDLVQPEQRGVFNL; encoded by the coding sequence ATGACCCACGACCACGCCCCCACCGTCCGCCGCAACGACGACACCCACCGCTACGAACTGACCGACGCGGGCGGCACCCTGCTGGGCTTCGCGGAATTCCGCCCGGCCGGTGAGCACGCCGTCATGCTCCCGCACACCGAAGTCAACGAGGGTCACGAAGGCGAAGGCCTGGGCAGCCTGCTGGCCCGCGCCGCCCTCGACGACATTCGCGCCCAGGGCAAACACGCCGTCCCCATGTGCCCCTTCATCGCCTCGTACATCCGCGAACACCGCGAGTACCTGGACCTCGTGCAGCCCGAACAGCGCGGCGTGTTCAACCTCTGA